From Actinomycetota bacterium, a single genomic window includes:
- a CDS encoding class I SAM-dependent methyltransferase yields MQSKDHWEGVYSSKSSEEMSWFQQHAELSLRLIRETCVPASGTIIDVGGGASTLVDDLLANGYTDITVLDLSRTALTAAKCRLGAQANAVKWLEANIVEASLPTHAYDIWHDRAVFHFLTTLEERRVYVDTVVRSVKPGGHVIVATFADDGPTKCSGLPVMRYSPKDLHAQFGEPFVLLKHEMESHKTPAGSQQQFVYCYCIKIN; encoded by the coding sequence ATGCAATCTAAGGACCATTGGGAGGGGGTCTATTCATCTAAATCATCGGAGGAAATGAGTTGGTTCCAGCAGCACGCTGAACTCTCATTGAGATTGATTCGTGAAACCTGCGTCCCTGCGTCCGGTACAATCATTGATGTTGGTGGGGGTGCTTCAACACTCGTCGACGACCTCTTGGCAAACGGCTATACAGACATTACTGTACTTGATCTCTCAAGAACAGCATTAACAGCGGCAAAGTGCCGGCTCGGTGCTCAAGCAAACGCAGTCAAGTGGCTGGAAGCAAACATCGTTGAGGCATCACTCCCCACCCATGCTTACGACATATGGCATGACCGTGCCGTCTTTCACTTTCTCACAACCCTAGAAGAACGGCGTGTGTATGTGGATACGGTAGTCCGCTCAGTAAAACCCGGAGGACACGTTATCGTGGCAACATTTGCGGATGACGGTCCAACCAAGTGCAGCGGTCTCCCAGTTATGCGCTACTCGCCGAAAGATCTCCATGCCCAATTTGGCGAGCCATTTGTATTGCTCAAGCATGAAATGGAGTCGCACAAGACTCCAGCAGGATCGCAACAGCAGTTCGTATATTGCTACTGTATCAAAATAAATTGA